Proteins encoded by one window of Puntigrus tetrazona isolate hp1 chromosome 25, ASM1883169v1, whole genome shotgun sequence:
- the fbxl14a gene encoding F-box/LRR-repeat protein 14a, with protein MEIHVSSLFPEILAMIFNYLDVKGKGRVAQVCTAWRDASYHKSVWRGVEAKLHLRRANPSLFPSLQTRGIKTVQILSLRRSLSYVIQGMPNIESLNLSGCYNLTDTGLGHAFVQDIPSLRILNLSLCKQITDSSLGRIAQYLKNLELLDLGGCSNITSTGLLLIAWGLRNLKSLNLRSCRHVSDVGIGHLAGMTRSAAEGCLSLEHLTLQDCQKLTDLSLKHISKGLNKLKVLNLSFCGGISDAGMIHLSHMTHLWTLNLRSCDNISDTGIMHLSMGALRLYGLDVSFCDKVGDQSLAYIAQGLYQLKSLSLCSCHISDDGINRMVRQMHELKTLNIGQCVRITDKGLELIADHLTQLTGIDLYGCTKITKRGLERITQLPCLKVLNLGLWQMTEDKDLGDASEVLPCYTS; from the coding sequence ATGGAGATCCACGTCTCGAGCCTCTTCCCCGAGATCCTAGCGATGATCTTCAACTACCTGGACGTCAAAGGCAAAGGCAGAGTCGCGCAGGTGTGCACGGCGTGGAGAGACGCCTCGTATCACAAGTCCGTGTGGAGGGGAGTGGAAGCCAAACTCCACCTGAGGAGAGCAAACCCGTCGCTGTTCCCCAGCCTCCAAACCAGAGGCATCAAGACGGTCCAGATCCTCAGCCTGAGGCGCAGCCTCAGCTACGTTATCCAGGGCATGCCCAACATCGAGAGCCTTAACTTGAGCGGATGCTACAACCTAACGGATACCGGCCTGGGACACGCGTTCGTGCAGGACATCCCGTCCCTGAGGATACTCAACCTGAGCCTGTGTAAGCAGATCACCGATTCCAGTTTGGGCAGGATCGCGCAGTACCTCAAGAACCTCGAACTGCTGGATCTCGGCGGGTGCAGCAACATCACCAGCACGGGCTTGCTGCTCATCGCCTGGGGCCTCCGTAATCTCAAAAGCCTGAATTTGCGAAGCTGCAGGCACGTCTCGGACGTGGGCATCGGGCACCTGGCCGGCATGACGCGCAGCGCCGCGGAGGGCTGCTTGAGCCTGGAGCACCTCACTTTGCAGGACTGTCAGAAACTGACCGATTTGTCGCTCAAGCACATCTCCAAGGGCCTGAACAAGCTGAAAGTGCTAAACCTGAGCTTCTGCGGCGGCATCTCCGACGCCGGCATGATTCACCTGTCGCACATGACCCACCTGTGGACCCTGAACTTGCGCTCGTGCGACAACATTAGCGACACGGGCATCATGCATCTCTCCATGGGCGCGCTGAGGCTGTACGGGCTGGACGTGTCGTTTTGCGACAAAGTGGGCGACCAGAGCCTGGCGTACATCGCGCAGGGCCTGTACCAGCTCAAGTCCCTGTCGCTTTGCTCGTGCCACATCAGCGACGACGGGATCAACCGGATGGTCCGGCAGATGCACGAGCTCAAGACGCTGAACATCGGCCAGTGCGTGCGCATCACGGACAAGGGCCTCGAGCTCATAGCGGACCACCTGACGCAGCTCACCGGGATAGACCTGTACGGCTGCACCAAAATCACCAAAAGGGGACTGGAGAGAATCACGCAGCTGCCCTGCCTTAAGGTGTTGAACTTGGGACTTTGGCAAATGACCGAGGACAAGGATTTAGGAGACGCGTCTGAGGTCCTGCCCTGCTACACCTCGTAA